In the Bacillus amyloliquefaciens DSM 7 = ATCC 23350 genome, TTCATAATGATCAGGCGCAAGTCCGTATTTCATCGTAAACATCGGCAGTACGGCAAAGCCGCCGTTGACAAATCCAAAGATAAAAAAGCCGAAAATAAGGGAAGCAAGCAATTTGTTTTTAACAATATATACGATCCCTTCTTTAAAATCAGCGGCCGAATCTTTCAGAAACGAATCCCCCCATTTAAAAGGGCCGTTCGGCTGACGGGCTTCTTTCGGAATGCGGCAGGCGCGGATCAGAAAGCCTGACACAATAAAGCTGACAAAATCAAGGATAATGGCTCCGTGAACACCGATCGTTTTATACATAAACGCCCCCATACCGACGCCGAATACCATAAAGATGCTGAACAGGATCTGGTTAAGCCCCGCAGCTTTCGCATAATGCTCCTTAGGCAGAATAGCTTGTACAAGGCTGGCTTCCGCCGGGAAAAAGAACTTGGTCACGGCGCTTCTGATGAACAAAATACAGAAGACGAAAGGAATATTCCCGCTGTATAATGCCGCAAACAATACGACCGTCAGTCCCGCCCTGATCCAGTCACAATTTTCTGCGACCTTTTTCCTGTCAAGCCGGTCAGCTGCGACACCGACAATAAGAAATACGAAAACCGTCGGCAGTGAATACATCAGCTCAGCCAAAGTCGTGTATGCCGGCTGGTTGGCAAAGCGGTCCAGCAAGTAAAAAGCGAAAGCCATATTACCTACAGTCGTTCCCATTTGAGAAGCGAGTGCTGCGAAAAATAAACGGACAAAATTTCTATTTTTAAATATATCCATAAACACGCTCCTTACCCTAATGGTCCCACTGTAATATATTATCATCAGCCCGTTCTATAAACAAATAAGATCTTTCTATCTTATAATCGTCACCTTTGTTCCATTAGGAACGGTAGCGGCAAGTTCAGTGACGTCCTGATTATGCATCCGGATGCATCCTTTTGATACCGCTTTGCCGATGGAGGAGGGGTCATTTGTCCCGTGAATGCCGTAATGAAGCTTAGAGAGGCTGAGCCAATAAGCGCCGAACGGGCCGCCGGGCTTAGGCTGGCGATTCACGATATAAAATTCCCCGGTCGGTGTGGTCGTCAATATTTTTCCGACTGCGATCGGATACGTACGGATGAGTCTGCCAAGGCGGTATAATTGCAGTTTCTTCGCTCCGATATACACGACAATGGAATAGGGAATGGTGGATGGGTCGGGAAGATTCGGTATGATAATATGCTGTCCCGCGTAAATAACCGATTGGATTGAGGGATTTGCCTGAAGGAGAGCAGCAGTGCTTATTCTGAAGTCCTGCGCAATGCTTGAGATGGTTTCTCCTTGTTTCACTTGATAGGTCAGCAGTTTCATCACCCTCCTTTTTGCTCTTTTCCATATACATATTAAGGAGGGGGTGTTTGTGCATCGGGACAAAAGTCTTATTTTTGTGAGGCTTTCAAAGTAAACAGCGTAATTTCCGGTCTCGCTAAAAATCGATACGGCAGTCTTGTCGTACCAAGCCCGCGATTCACATAAACGACTGTGTCATGCAGCGTATACATGCCGTCGGTATACGTTTTTCCGTAAGGAGGTGTAATGAGAGGGCCGAAAAACGGAAGCTGCACCTGGCCGCCGTGAGTATGTCCCGACAGTTGGAGGTTCACAGGATACCGGCCGATCTTAAGAGCGGCATCCGGCTCATGAACGAGTAATATGGAAAACGTATCGGAGGAAAGACGGGAAAGGGTGCCTTCATAATCAGGTTTTCCGAGCATTAAATCATCCAAAGACGCGAGTTCAATCCGGCTTCCGTCTGTCAGCTGCACCTGACGATAGCCGTTTCGAATTACTTGAAAATCAGCAGCTTCCATCAGAGCCTTGTACGTGTTTGTGCCATAGCCGCCGTGGTCATGGTTTCCATATACACAAAATTTTCCGAAAGGAGCTTCAAGTCTTTGCAGTACGGCGAGCGCATGCTGATGATCATTATATAAATGCGGCTTATCAATTAAATCTCCCGTAAAGATAAGCAGATCGGGTTTCAGCTGATTAATCTTTTCCGCTGTTTTATTCAAGTCTTCTGTTGTAAACACGTCACTGAGATGCGTATCGCTGAATTGAACAATTTTAAAATTGTCAAAGCCGCGGGGAATCAGGCGGCTGGTGATGGTATGCCGGGTGATTTCGATCATACGCGGTTCAATATACCGGGCATAGCCGTAGCCTCCGCAAGCTGTCGCGAGAGCCGCACCCAAAATGCCGATTCCTCTTTTTAAAAATGTTCTTCTGGTCATTTTCTTCATATGTAAAACCAACCTTTGTCAGAGTTTTTCTATTATATCATCAGCTTGGCTGAAAAATCCCTTCTCAGCATGTAATGACGGGGAAGGACATCTATGGTAGAATTATGAATGATTATTCATTCAATAAAAGGGGTGGGTTTGTTATGGATAAGAAAGCAGTAATCATTACAGGCGGATCAAGCGGCATGGGAAAAGCAATGGCGAAAAAACAGGCTGAACTGGGATGGCACGTCATGGTGACAGGGAGGAACCAGGAAGCACTTGAGGAAACAAAAAAAGAAATTGAGACCTTTGAGGGACAGGTCGCCTGTTTTCAAATGGATGTCCGTTCTGAATCCGGTGCTTCAGACATGATTACAGAAGCAGTAAATGTCTTTGGCCGGCTTGATGCGCTGATTAACAATGCGGCCGGTAATTTTATTTGCCCGGCAGAAAAGCTGACGCCCAACGGATGGAAAGCTGTTATTGAGATTGTTTTAAACGGCACTTTTTTTTGCAGCCAAGCCGCGGCAAGGCATTGGATCGAGAAGGAGCAGAAGGGCGTCATATTGAATATGGCCGCCACATACGCATGGGGAGCGGGAGCAGGGGTCGTTCATTCCGCTGCAGCCAAAGCGGGGGTATTGTCACTGACAAGAACGCTGGCCGTTGAATGGGGGAGCAAATATGGCATCCGCACAAACGCGATAGCCCCAGGCCCGATTGAACGAACAGGCGGTGCGGAAAAGCTGTTTGAATCGGAAAAAGCGATGTCCCGCACTATGAACAGTGTGCCGCTTGGCCGGCTGGGCACACCGGAAGAAATCGCCGCTTTGGCAGCGTTTTTGCTATCCGATGAAGCGGCCTACATAAACGGGGATTGTATCACAATGGACGGCGGGCAGTGGCTGAATCCTTATCCGTTTTAATTTTGATATATTGATTATTTTGCAAAACAAGCGAACGTCAAAGCCGGCCGTTCGCTTGTTTTATTTTCTATTCAAAATTATGATATAATTTTGAAAGATTAAGGGGCGATTAATTGAAGAAATTATTAAAATGGTTCGCTGTACTATTTTTAAGCAGTTTAGTTAATATCTTTAATATTTGGCACTTTATTATTTGCGCTTTTACTCCAGAGTATTATCAAAATACCAATCTTACATCTGATGAAATAATCA is a window encoding:
- a CDS encoding metallophosphoesterase; the protein is MKKMTRRTFLKRGIGILGAALATACGGYGYARYIEPRMIEITRHTITSRLIPRGFDNFKIVQFSDTHLSDVFTTEDLNKTAEKINQLKPDLLIFTGDLIDKPHLYNDHQHALAVLQRLEAPFGKFCVYGNHDHGGYGTNTYKALMEAADFQVIRNGYRQVQLTDGSRIELASLDDLMLGKPDYEGTLSRLSSDTFSILLVHEPDAALKIGRYPVNLQLSGHTHGGQVQLPFFGPLITPPYGKTYTDGMYTLHDTVVYVNRGLGTTRLPYRFLARPEITLFTLKASQK
- the fadH gene encoding 2,4-dienoyl-CoA reductase, yielding MDKKAVIITGGSSGMGKAMAKKQAELGWHVMVTGRNQEALEETKKEIETFEGQVACFQMDVRSESGASDMITEAVNVFGRLDALINNAAGNFICPAEKLTPNGWKAVIEIVLNGTFFCSQAAARHWIEKEQKGVILNMAATYAWGAGAGVVHSAAAKAGVLSLTRTLAVEWGSKYGIRTNAIAPGPIERTGGAEKLFESEKAMSRTMNSVPLGRLGTPEEIAALAAFLLSDEAAYINGDCITMDGGQWLNPYPF
- a CDS encoding MFS transporter, producing the protein MDIFKNRNFVRLFFAALASQMGTTVGNMAFAFYLLDRFANQPAYTTLAELMYSLPTVFVFLIVGVAADRLDRKKVAENCDWIRAGLTVVLFAALYSGNIPFVFCILFIRSAVTKFFFPAEASLVQAILPKEHYAKAAGLNQILFSIFMVFGVGMGAFMYKTIGVHGAIILDFVSFIVSGFLIRACRIPKEARQPNGPFKWGDSFLKDSAADFKEGIVYIVKNKLLASLIFGFFIFGFVNGGFAVLPMFTMKYGLAPDHYESHTSIFTVALGFGLLAGSVIGTMIAKKVKPHHLMSIPILAAGLLIFVLGYTDKLWIYYTAAFVLGMCIGPVNIAIGGWMPKIVHPKIMGRVSGWQDPFMMFAQSITLGLVALLFPKFVSNIDYLYYGMGVVILAVFVFYFIALPKYSAEAAEVDVQRSLKADSEKHANPV
- a CDS encoding L,D-transpeptidase family protein codes for the protein MLTYQVKQGETISSIAQDFRISTAALLQANPSIQSVIYAGQHIIIPNLPDPSTIPYSIVVYIGAKKLQLYRLGRLIRTYPIAVGKILTTTPTGEFYIVNRQPKPGGPFGAYWLSLSKLHYGIHGTNDPSSIGKAVSKGCIRMHNQDVTELAATVPNGTKVTIIR